From the genome of Brassica oleracea var. oleracea cultivar TO1000 chromosome C4, BOL, whole genome shotgun sequence:
GTTGGATAAACTACAACGCATGCACAAAGATTTGATTTGAGCTTCACCTCCTCAAGTGTGCTATGAGCTAGATGGATAGACAACTTGATAAACAGAACATGGACCAAGCAAACGGTTATGAACACGTTCGGTACGCTGCTCCTGATCCTCGAGGTGAGGGGATTGGCTCCGTGAATGAAAGGTTTTCGCGTGATTCTTCAGCTAGTGTTGATACTAATGTACGACCTCCAGATTTTGCTGTTTTGACCCCTGCTCGGCCGGTGAACTACTCGATACAGACTGGGGAAGAGTTTGCTTTTGAGTTTATGAGAGATAGGGTCATTATGAGACCGCAGTTCATCCCTAACGTGTATGGTGAGGCCACTGGTATGCCTCTTGCTGCTAACTTAGGTGCTGTGGGGATGGTTGTTCCGATGTCGGAGAGTGGCTCTAACACCACAATGGTTAACGCAGCAGAACAACGCAGTACCATTGAGCAAGAGAGGAAACCCCCTTCTAGAAGTGAAGATAAGAACTATCATGAGCTTGTCAAGTCAGCCCCGGCTATTTCTTCAAGAAACGATACGGGTCAAAGGCTTAATGGTCTGCTGTCTTCTAGAGCTTCTGACAGCTCTTTGAACCACGCAAAGTTCTTGTGTAGTTTTGGTGGTAGAATCATACCCCGCCCCAGAGATCAGAAACTTAGATATGTTGGCGGTGAAACGCGTATCATACGGATTAGCAAGACTATATCTTTCGAAGAGCTCATGCACAAAATGGTAGAGATGTTCCCTGAAGCACGTACCATAAAATATCAGCTGCCAGGCGAGGATCTCGACGCCCTAGTCTCTGTATCTTCTGATGAGGATTTACAAAATATGATGGAGGAATGTAATGTGTTTGGTAGTGGAGGATCTGAGAAGCCTAGGATGTTCTTGTTTTCGAGCTGTGACTTAGAGGAGGCTCAGTTCGTTTTGGAAGCTGCAGAGGGTGATTCGGAGGTTCAGTATGTTGTTGCTGTCAATGGGATGGATCTAAGTTCACGAAAAAGTTCCCTTGGAGTAAGTGCTTCTGGGAACAATTTGGATGAACTACTTCACAGGAATACTGATAGGGAGATCAGTCGAGCTGCCACGGAACCTGCAGTAGCTTCAGTTGCTCCCTTGGCAAGCAATGAATCTTTATCAGCTAGCCAGACTTCTCAACCTGTAACAGGTTTTTCTACTGGAAATGAGCCATTTTCAGAGCCTTATCGAGGACAGCAACTACACTTAACAGGACTTGGTAACCACCAAGTTTACACGTCAGCTCAAATGGCAAGCGTAGGCTATGTAGATGAGAAGGGGTCTGTTCCTTTGCATGTTCAACCACAGCCTCATTATATTCCTTATCCTGTGAGTCCTGAAACACCTCTTGAAAGTGTGGTGCCTCAGTATCCACGTAAACCTGAGCAAGGAGTTTTGCATGATGAGCAGATCTTTCATGTACAAGATCCAGAAGCTTCATCCAAAGAGACCAAAATGAGAAGAGATGACTCATTTAAGAAGGTAAATGGTCCTGCTAATGAATCTACTGTCGAGACCAATCTTTCAGCAAAGGAGTCAAATATGAGGAGAGAATCCCCAACTCCAAGGGTCAATGAGTATTCTGTTTCCTCTATGTCTGGTGATTTGATAGTCCCAGATCATGTCCTGAAGGAAGAAGCTCCAATTGCCACACATATATCCAATTCAACACCGTATCCAAGTACTTCAGCCTGTCCAGAGAAAAGTCTTAGAAAATCTCAGGACCATATTGAGAACAATCGTTCTGCAAAGGAGCCAAAGATGAGGAAAGAACACTCCACCACAAGGGTCAGTGAGTCTTCCATCTCCTCTGTATCTGGTGATTCTATGGTCCCAGATCACACTCTCAAGGAAGAAGCTCCTGTTTCCAAGCAAATATCTAATTCAACACCAGATCCAAGTTCCTTTGTTTGCCAAGAAAGAAGTCTTGAAACATCCCAGGAATATGTTCCCAAAACGGTTGCCCTAGATACAGCAAGTGAAGACATGAAAATCAATCAGGACAATCAATGTTGTCTGCCTGGAGGATTCTCTGCATCTGGGCTTGTAATTCCAGATGGTGATTCATCTAATCCGAGTAATGTCGACCAGCCTGTGATTCACCAAAGGGATTTTCATTCTGAGCTACCGGATACAGCAGAAACTAAACGTTTGTCCCAAACTGATGATTCTCTGGGTTCCCAATTTGTAATGGCTAAATCAGCTTCAGATAAATTCCTGCCTATCAGTGAATCAGCTGAAACTTTTCATGAAGCAAAGATGGAGTCCCAGAATGTTCATTCCAGCGCACCAGTAAGACCGCCTCCTGAAAGCCTCTGGACAGCCGACGGTAGTATCTCACAGTTTGAAAAAGGAAACTTGGAACCTAACGCCCCGGAGCATTTAAGTCAGTCAGAGACTTCAGTTAAGGCTGTTCCGCAAGGACATATTGAGAACGGAGATATAGTTGTTGATATAAATGATAGATTTCCTCGTGATTTTCTTGCTGATATACTGAAAGAGTCTCTAAACTTCCCTGGATTACGGCCATTGCATGGTGTTGGAGCTGGAGTGAGTTTAAATGTTCAGAATCATGACCCTAAAAATTGGTCCTATTTTCGAAATTTGGCGCAGGATGAGTTTGAGAGGAAGGATGTATCCCTTATGGATCAGGACCACCCTGGATTTCCCTCTTCCCTGACTAACACCGATGGAGTTCCTATTGATTATAGCTACCCACCATTGCAGTCTGAGAAAGTTGCTCCAACTCAGTTAAATCCACAAATCCACTTTGATGGGAATGCTCAGCCGGGAGTGTCTACCACTGCCGTAGCTGATTCGAGCACAGTAGACACACAAGAAGATCACGGTCAGACAGTGTTCGAAGGTGCTGAAAGAACAGATTCAAAAGTGGTACGTTTTTAAGCTAAATACGAAAATTCTAATGAAGTTTCAGTTCTGGCAAAATACATGTTCCAACTGTTATTTTCTTATTTCTATATACTTGGATATGCAGAATACTGAAGCTCCTCTTATTGACCTTATTGCTGAGGACAATGTCGGCAGATCTCTGCAGGTACGCATTTGTGTCAGTTGATGGCTTAACATGTTTACAAGGTGTTGTATTTTCCGCCTTCTTGTAACCAGATAATCCCATGTTAACGATTGAGCCACTATAGTGAACTAGACAGCATCACAGCAAAAGTCCTGCATAATTGTCCGGGTGGCTTTCATACAACGAAGAATTACTCTTTAGCAGTACAACCCCTAAGTACCAAAAGGATTTCAATATTGTATCGACTTAGTTACTCTGTAGAAATACATAGTTTATCTGTCTTCTCTGTTTTTGGTATTTGTCTGTTTTTCTATGGAATTCTGTAGAACCCATAGTGTACACTGCTTATAGACTAGACTGGAGTAGTTCATGTCTTCATTGACAGCTGAAGTCATTGGAGCTTTATAAATCTATTGTCAATCTTGCTCCTGGTTTACTGACTGGTGATTGTATCCATTTTGTTTCTGTTTCTATTTCTGTTTCAGTTCATTAAAAATGACGACTTGGAAGAACTGAAGGAACTAGGTTCGGGTACTTTTGGAACTGTTTATCATGGAAAATGGAGGGGTACAGATGTTGCTATCAAACGAATTAAAAGGACCTGTTTTATTGGTCGTTCATCTGAACAAGAGAGATTGGTGAGCTTTCTTTCTCAAGGAGTTAGGGGTTTTTGAAGTTTATATAACTACATTTGCCACACCGTGGTTCTCCCAGTTTACATTTTATCTGCTATAGGGTAAACATAGTACTGCTAGAGGACACTACTATACTATCTGACCCCAGAACACATCTTTTTGTTGTTCGTTTATCTTTTGCACGAAGCGACTATTAGATGCTTGTTATGAGCAAGAAGTTGGCATTCCCCGTAGAATCTTGCTAGACTTTCGAGAAAGCGGCCATAGTTTAATTGTTTTTCAATTTTCACCAACCTCTGATTGAAATTTTCAGACCTCGGAGTTTTGGCATGAAGCTGAAATTCTTTCCAAGCTACATCATCCAAATGTTATGGCATTTTACGGCGTAGTGAAAGATGGGCCAGGAGGAACTTTAGCTACAGTCACAGAGTACATGGTCAATGGATCGCTTAGACATGTTCTGCTCAGCAACAGGTAATTGTTTACACAGTTCGTCGGAATCCTTACTTCCTAGAAACAAACTTAGCTGTATACCAGCTCACATTTGGGAAATTACAGGCACATTGATCGACGTAAGCGACTTATCATTGCAA
Proteins encoded in this window:
- the LOC106341829 gene encoding LOW QUALITY PROTEIN: uncharacterized protein LOC106341829 (The sequence of the model RefSeq protein was modified relative to this genomic sequence to represent the inferred CDS: substituted 1 base at 1 genomic stop codon), producing the protein MDRQLDKQNMDQANGYEHVRYAAPDPRGEGIGSVNERFSRDSSASVDTNVRPPDFAVLTPARPVNYSIQTGEEFAFEFMRDRVIMRPQFIPNVYGEATGMPLAANLGAVGMVVPMSESGSNTTMVNAAEQRSTIEQERKPPSRSEDKNYHELVKSAPAISSRNDTGQRLNGLLSSRASDSSLNHAKFLCSFGGRIIPRPRDQKLRYVGGETRIIRISKTISFEELMHKMVEMFPEARTIKYQLPGEDLDALVSVSSDEDLQNMMEECNVFGSGGSEKPRMFLFSSCDLEEAQFVLEAAEGDSEVQYVVAVNGMDLSSRKSSLGVSASGNNLDELLHRNTDREISRAATEPAVASVAPLASNESLSASQTSQPVTGFSTGNEPFSEPYRGQQLHLTGLGNHQVYTSAQMASVGYVDEKGSVPLHVQPQPHYIPYPVSPETPLESVVPQYPRKPEQGVLHDEQIFHVQDPEASSKETKMRRDDSFKKVNGPANESTVETNLSAKESNMRRESPTPRVNEYSVSSMSGDLIVPDHVLKEEAPIATHISNSTPYPSTSACPEKSLRKSQDHIENNRSAKEPKMRKEHSTTRVSESSISSVSGDSMVPDHTLKEEAPVSKQISNSTPDPSSFVCQERSLETSQEYVPKTVALDTASEDMKINQDNQCCLPGGFSASGLVIPDGDSSNPSNVDQPVIHQRDFHSELPDTAETKRLSQTDDSLGSQFVMAKSASDKFLPISESAETFHEAKMESQNVHSSAPVRPPPESLWTADGSISQFEKGNLEPNAPEHLSQSETSVKAVPQGHIENGDIVVDINDRFPRDFLADILKESLNFPGLRPLHGVGAGVSLNVQNHDPKNWSYFRNLAQDEFERKDVSLMDQDHPGFPSSLTNTDGVPIDYSYPPLQSEKVAPTQLNPQIHFDGNAQPGVSTTAVADSSTVDTQEDHGQTVFEGAERTDSKVNTEAPLIDLIAEDNVGRSLQFIKNDDLEELKELGSGTFGTVYHGKWRGTDVAIKRIKRTCFIGRSSEQERLTSEFWHEAEILSKLHHPNVMAFYGVVKDGPGGTLATVTEYMVNGSLRHVLLSNRHIDRRKRLIIAMDAAFGMEYLHSKNIVHFDLKCDNLLVNLKDPARPICKVGDFGLSKIKRNTLVSGGVRGTLPWMAPELLSGSSSKVSEKVDVFSFGIVLWEILTGEEPYANMHYGAIIGGIVNNTLRPTVPSYCDPEWRMLMEQCWAPDPFFRPSFPEIARRLRTMSSSAVQTKAHSPNHHKXSVSLSLRVRLTCPVNGATIDLKPVVERWPEYIQHKLPDKNYVRVLDTTLRDGEQSPGGALTPPQKLEIARQLAKLRVDIMDVGFPVSSEEEFETVKTIAKTVGNEVDEETGYVPVINAIARSKPKDIEAAWEAVKYAKRPRILIFTSTSDIHMKYKLKKTKEEVIEMATSSIRFAKSLGFVDIEFGCEDGGRSDKEFLCKILGESIKAGATTVGIADTVGISMPQEFGELVSYLKANTPGIDYVIFSVHCHNDLGVATANTIAGVCAGARQVEVTINRIGERSGNAPLEKVVMALKCRGEYLMDGAYTRINTRQIMATSQMVQEYTGLYVQPHKPIVGASCFVHESGIHQDGILKNRSTYEILSPEDVGVVISQSSTIVLGKLSGRHAVKDRLKELGYELDDDKLNDIFSKFRDLTKHKKRITDDDLKALVTGGDEISSLNGANK